One segment of Thermoanaerobacter kivui DNA contains the following:
- the fliF gene encoding flagellar basal-body MS-ring/collar protein FliF, protein MPDFIANFREQLTNFWNKFDKKQKIQLGIIAILLFIGISLLVYIVNRPNYVVLYSDLSIKDAGAVVEKLKTEFKIPYKISNDGTTILVPAQYKDEVRMKLATEGIPQGGFSFQDAMNNSLATTDQERRQKYLYFLQNEIQNSLKTIDGVQDAIVNIVVPDQNAFVLSNTTNQATAAVMLTLKPGVTLSSSQVKGIIDFVSKSVEGLKPENVTVIDNNGKILTAESDTTAENANTQFALQKKVQEDLQNSLQTLLEQVFGPGNVVVRANVTLNFDKKTQDTIEYLPVQGNDNKGIVRSIQELKEKATGTQGGSSPGTASNNPPVTSTTSNNTSDYNKTETTINYEINQIKTSLVQAQGKIESISVAVVVNQNLNNSMKQQIADLVTKAAGGDSLVKVSVQGMQFNQDLLKAMQQQTKAPKGAPVYVWALLAALVLGGALSLFMMIRKKKETLLATAEQEILATTEPIEEIDLSDKDEKKKQIEKLVKEKPEIVVQLIRTWLNEE, encoded by the coding sequence ATGCCAGACTTCATTGCCAATTTTAGAGAACAACTGACAAACTTTTGGAATAAGTTTGATAAGAAACAAAAGATACAGTTAGGAATTATTGCTATTTTACTTTTTATAGGCATTTCTTTATTAGTTTACATAGTTAATAGGCCTAATTATGTAGTTTTATATTCAGATCTAAGTATAAAAGATGCAGGAGCGGTAGTTGAAAAATTAAAAACCGAATTCAAGATTCCATATAAAATATCGAACGATGGGACGACAATTTTAGTTCCCGCACAATACAAAGATGAGGTGAGGATGAAACTTGCGACAGAAGGAATCCCACAAGGGGGATTTAGCTTTCAAGACGCTATGAATAACTCCCTTGCTACAACAGACCAAGAAAGAAGACAAAAGTATTTGTATTTTCTACAAAATGAAATACAAAATTCTCTAAAAACTATAGATGGAGTGCAAGATGCTATTGTCAATATCGTAGTACCTGATCAAAATGCCTTTGTACTTTCAAATACTACTAATCAAGCTACAGCGGCTGTGATGCTAACTTTAAAGCCAGGTGTGACTTTATCCTCTTCGCAAGTCAAGGGAATCATAGATTTTGTATCTAAGAGCGTAGAAGGTTTAAAACCTGAAAATGTTACTGTAATTGATAATAATGGTAAAATTCTAACTGCAGAAAGTGATACTACTGCTGAAAATGCTAATACTCAATTTGCTCTTCAAAAAAAAGTTCAAGAAGACTTACAAAACAGCCTTCAAACATTGTTAGAACAAGTGTTTGGACCAGGTAATGTAGTTGTAAGAGCAAATGTTACTTTAAATTTTGATAAAAAGACGCAGGATACTATAGAGTATTTGCCTGTTCAAGGGAATGACAATAAAGGAATTGTAAGGAGTATACAAGAGCTTAAAGAAAAAGCTACAGGTACACAAGGTGGAAGCTCACCAGGTACTGCGTCAAATAATCCTCCTGTAACTTCAACAACTAGCAATAATACTTCTGATTATAATAAAACAGAGACCACTATAAACTATGAAATAAATCAAATTAAGACAAGTCTTGTTCAAGCTCAAGGGAAAATTGAAAGTATTTCTGTTGCAGTTGTTGTAAACCAAAATCTTAATAATTCTATGAAACAGCAAATTGCTGACCTTGTTACAAAAGCTGCAGGCGGAGATTCTCTTGTAAAAGTATCTGTTCAAGGAATGCAATTTAATCAAGACTTGTTAAAAGCGATGCAGCAACAGACAAAAGCTCCAAAAGGAGCGCCAGTATATGTATGGGCTTTATTGGCGGCTTTGGTGTTAGGAGGCGCACTTTCACTATTTATGATGATAAGAAAGAAAAAAGAAACTCTTTTGGCTACTGCTGAACAGGAAATTTTGGCTACAACAGAGCCTATTGAGGAGATAGATTTATCTGATAAAGATGAAAAGAAAAAGCAGATAGAAAAACTTGTGAAGGAGAAACCAGAGATTGTCGTCCAGCTAATAAGGACATGGCTTAATGAAGAATAG